In the Hordeum vulgare subsp. vulgare chromosome 7H, MorexV3_pseudomolecules_assembly, whole genome shotgun sequence genome, one interval contains:
- the LOC123408202 gene encoding uncharacterized protein LOC123408202: MALEVGEGGEGGWRCPCSQPFPSLIPTRISRRRRADGLRRRAAARFRHSPLSLDRVGCETHPLRREARARRGSDGLGVRSPPLTPARPQKFPGPACRGMAAATLRWVVQMHRDVPRAARFYAEGLDFSVNVCTLRFAELQSGPLKLALMHTNDSTLATQRAYSSMMSFTVPDITSTVTKLMSLGAELDGPIKYEVHGKVAALRCIDGHVLGLYEPA; encoded by the exons ATGGCTCTCGAGGTCGGCGAGGGGGGCGAAGGCGGCTGGCG TTGTCCGTGCTCCCAGCCTTTTCCATCCCTGATCCCCACCCGAATCAGCCGGCGGCGACGGGCAGACGGCCTGCGCAGGCGCGCGGCGGCGCGGTTCCGGCACTCCCCGCTCTCCCTCGACCGTGTTGGCTGTGAGACTCACCCACTTCGCCGCGAGGCCCGGGCTCGCCGCGGCTCTGACGGTCTCGGCGTCCGCTCTCCCCCGCTGACTCCGGCTAG GCCCCAGAAATTCCCTGGTCCTGCCTGTCGTGGAATGGCGGCGGCGACACTGCGGTGGGTGGTCCAGATGCACCGGGACGTGCCACGGGCTGCACGGTTTTATGCAGAGGGGCTCGACTTCAGTGTCAACGTCTGCACACTCCGTTTTGCAGAGCTCCAGTCAGGGCCGCTCAAGCTCGCGCTCATGCACACAAATGACAG TACCCTTGCAACGCAGAGAGCCTATTCTTCGATGATGTCCTTCACCGTACCGGACATAACCAGCACAGTGACAAAGCTAATGTCCCTGGGAGCCGAGCTGGACGGGCCGATCAAATATGAGGTCCATGGAAAA GTTGCAGCCTTACGCTGCATCGACGGCCACGTGCTAGGTCTCTACGAGCCAGCCTGA
- the LOC123409981 gene encoding rRNA-processing protein FCF1 homolog: MGKSKSKGAKFAAVKKIISKKTIKKHKEKLLEEVLDPRKKAAEKEKLGRNVPQVSSALFFSYNMALGPPYRVIVDTNFINFSIQNKLDLEKGMMDCLYAKCTPCITDCVMAELEKLGQKYRVALRIAKDPRFQRLACTHKGTYADDCIVERITQHKCYIVATCDRDLKRRIRKVPGVPIMYITQHRYSIERLPEATIGGAPRI; this comes from the exons ATGGGGAAGTCGAAGAGCAAGGGCGCCAAGTTCGCCGCCGTCAAGAAGATCATCAGCAAGAAGACCATCAAGAA GCACAAGGAGAAGCTGCTGGAGGAGGTGCTGGACCCCCGGAAGAAGGCCGCCGAGAAGGAGAAGCTCGGCCGGAATGT GCCGCAGGTGTCGTCGGCGCTCTTCTTCAGCTACAACATGGCGCTCGGGCCGCCCTACCGGGTCATCGTCGACACCAACTTCATCAATTTCTCCATCCAGAACAAG TTAGATTTGGAGAAAGGAATGATGGATTGCCTTTATGCAAAAT GTACCCCTTGCATCACTGATTGTGTTATGGCTGAGCTTGAAAAGCTAGGACAAAAATACCGTGTTGCGTTGAG AATTGCGAAGGACCCTAGGTTCCAGAGATTAGCGTGCACACACAAGGGAACTTATGCTGATGACTGTATTGTTGAGAGAATTACTCAG CACAAATGCTACATTGTTGCCACTTGCGATAGAGATttaaagaggagaataagaaag GTTCCTGGTGTTCCAATCATGTATATCACCCAACACAGGTACTCGATAGAACGACTCCCTGAAGCTACAATTGGTGGAG CACCAAGAATCTGA